ttggccttgtcaaatttggcaagggtggCCTTGTTGGCACTTACGGTCACCCAGTGTCCTATGGCCAACAAGGGCAACCCTCGCGGGCCATGAAGGTGGCTAGTGAGTAGCcactagccaaaaaaaaataaaggaaaaaaattggacaagaaaaaggaaataaaaaattctaaaatctcttaaaaaattcaataaaatattaaaatattattaaaaatacaaACTTATCGACTATATCACATCAAATAGTTAACGTCtatattaactaaattaaatgaatattaataccaatgtgaaaatgtttaagattaaattggtctaaatgaaagatttaaaactgaattggtataagatttttttattttttttttttgtaattttcccaatATATCGTGCTGTAAGCAACGCATGGACTTGTCTATAGGTGAATGGCTGCTTTGATGGTGTAACATGGGCCTCATAGCCCAACAAGAGGGAAATGAGCCAGTCCACATCAATCTTGCAAGCAATTCTCGAGGCTTTGGCCCACATTTCATGTAAAGGTAGCAAGAGTAAATGGGTGCCTCTAAAATTAAGTACTAGAACAATAGACTAGAGCTGATCAACAGGCAGGTTGTGCAGATACATCGAAACTAAACCTTCATATTTAGGCTCGCCCATGACATAAAAAATGTAATATACTCTTCATACAATGAACGGGCCAAGAAATTACTTCCCTAAGCCGCTCGAATTGTGCTTCGGGTTTGAGGTCCTAACACACCCTTAGATAAGTTAACGAGCCTAAGATTGGTGGACATGTCTAACCCTTCCATTTGGATGAGCTTGCGAGCAAATTTTAGGCTAGACTTGGCTTGTGAAAGAATCGAATGGCAGCTGATATTTTGCAAGGTCTGTTTAGATTTCATGCAGGTTCAATTCTACTTTCTTTTAGTTGCGGCGCTGGACGGAATGGCTTGAACATCATCAGCACCCCGATTGCCCCGATCACATTCAGGATGAAGAAGATCATTTGGTTGCCTGCACATAGGCACAGGGTCGTTAGAGTTCCTCAGTCGGCTGAGAGCTCAAGCACGGTCTATCATGGTCACGTAGAGTTATTTCTCATCATTGTAAATCATGAATGCGTGCATATACACATCTTCATATAAGCATCTTTCAATTTGGCAGATGACAACGGATGAGTTAGTCATGATTATACAAAGAAGGCCAGATATGTCATATCAGAATTGGATAAGTTCGGTTTACCTGGGAGAAAGGCCGCGTCCTGACGCTTCTGTGTCCAAGAGAATCTGCCAAAGATTTTGAGTCCATGGATGAGAACATTAATCAAGTCTAACCTTTAAGCATGCAGAAGCAATTGTTTGTTCTCGGTGATGAGTTCAATATGATCGACTGCTAATTGTCCCTTCGTAGTGATGTAACGAAAGCTAACAAAACTTCAATGGAACTCACATTGCGCCTCCTCCACCTGGACCGGCCGCCTTGAAGAGAGATATAGCGGTCATTGAGATTCCATTAGCAGCTCCTCTCTGATCTTGATCCTGCGATTTCAGATTCGAACTATGAGATAGGTATGTGTTCGAGGATGTTAATAAAGATCAGACACGTCGAAGATGATCATTTGAAGCTTACAACGGCTTTGTTTTGCAGAAGGAACAAGCTGGTAAGGATGGTAAGCTTTCGACATGCAAACTTCAACAGTTAGAATTATATACGAACAGaggttttgctttttctctGTCACATACTAAAAAAGTAAGTCGAATGTTTTCTGTGCATATTAGCTTCATACACTGTAGCATAGAGTGTAAAGGCATACTCACAGAAAGAGAATTCTCTGCGACTGATGCGCAATTCAAGACTATGGAGAGACTTAGGCCGGTCAGCATGGCAATAAAAGGGTAGCTTGATAAGAGCGGTATAGATAATATCTGCATTCACGCAATTGTGCAAAGGAAACACAGGATTATAGTCCTTTTATCAGATAGACCATGAATAGCAACGAGAAAAAGTGTTTTTCACAAGCACGTCCTCAAGTTCAAGTTATGAGATGTCGAAAACTTACCCCACAAATGCGAGCTACCCAAACAGGGCCGAGAAGTCTGTCCAAGTATGGGTATATAAACGTTTGGATGACAAGAAGACCGGCACCTGGCAGTAGAATTCGGCAATCAGCAATCCCCCGGCAAACATATTGATAATAGACGACCGTACTACTAAGCTTCAACTAGGAGTACTCCTATCAACATTACGGACAGCCACATCTTGAAGTTTCGTTCGAATTGCACTTTCAATGACTACCATGTCGTTTTCCTGAACGTATTAACTTGACATACAAGTAAGAAATCGGAGTATATACCTGAGATGGAAAGAACAGTTCCAACATCTTCAGTCGTGTAGCTTAAACCCCCCAATCGCCTAGGGCTTTCGGCCCACAGCGAGAAGATCTACAAAGAGAAAGTAGGAGGAAAAGGCTAATGAGAGGATCGAATTAAAAGACAACGAACTTATATGGAAACCGGCATGATATGCTGATGCCATGTTCCCAAGAACTACTTCAAACTAGGATAGAAGTCCAAAGAACAGGTCAGAATAATTTTCTCGGGACAGCCATTAAATCATGACTAGCCAAAGGAGTGTCTTCTGCCCACTGCATTGCAGATTACAAGTTCGTTTTCGTCaccaataaaacattttttgctCTTTCGAGCAACTGTCAAGGAAGCACTCGGCACCATGAGTACTGAAATCATTGCATTCTTCATATTAGAATGCTTGAAGAAGGGCTGAGAGGCCGTGGTAGGGAAGCGCATGCTATTTTACATTACCTCTGAGTAAGCCGTGTCGTAAAGTGCGAAGACGCAGTACGCGATGATGGTCGACATCAAGGGCCAATTACGAATTAGAGACTTTTTCGGAGCTTTCCCTTTGACTTTTTCCGTCTTGCATTTCACACCAGACTCGAGGGATGCGGTCTCCGCATCTTTGCGAGACTCATCAAGCTCGCCAATTCCTGGTGCATATGCAATGTTTCCTGCAATAAAACCAGATTTTTGCGCTCAATAAGGCGCAACAAACAGTTGCAAATCCTTTCATAGATAAAGTCATGCAAAGATAAGGCATGAGAACACGAAAGGTGCTATAAGTTTTGAAACACTCATTTTGGTACCAAAAGTTTTTACCGACTTATTTAAGTACTAAATTGGAGCCTCTAGTGAATTCCGaccaaaaatattaggtggcttttttaattatatttcaatgCGGTGGCtttttcatagaaaaaaaaataaaggatgaagatgaagtggCCGCGATTTAATCTCtcgttctctttttctctctcattcaaGCCTTGTTCGACAATTTGAAGCAAAGATGCCGTGGTTTGAAGAGTAGCCTTGTTCTTGAGTACCTAAGAGTGGAAAGATGTCGTGGTTTGAAGCAAAACTTCAAGTGCTCGTGATCGGCACTGGGGGAGCGGGCACGAGGCACTTTAACACCTGGATCAGAAAAATAGGAGAGAAGAGAGGCACAGCCGACGAGACTTGGAAGCGATAGACAGTGTCAATCGATAGTGGCGAGAACGTCCAGAGAACGATGGAGAAGGATCACCGACGATTAAACTTGGAAAATCCTCGAGAAAGGATTCCTTTTTGAGACTCGTgtgtatgctatggtgtgccTTGTTTTGGCTACAAGGCACTCGAGGTGGCCAGTGATGGAGATTTGCCTGTGGAAGACAGCAATTGGAGTTGGTGGACTTTGGATGGAAGGTGATCAAGAGGGTATCAAGAGTAAAAATGGCTTTTGGATCTTCCTTCCTGGTTCGACAATTCTGAGGTTCTCATTGGACATTTGAAATCCACTTTTGCCGTCATTGATCTTGAGAATTAGGGTTTCTTATTTGGGGAAATGCTGATTGTCCGATTTAGGACTTTTATTTGGGACAAAACATGTACATGACGTAGTTTAAGGTATATATATTGACTAGGTGCACTGGCAAGTCagtgaaattaataaaaaattactaagTCAAATTTTCGACAATCCAAATCAGAGTTAACACttaagttatcatttttttgtaaaaatatggCACTAAATGATCTAATGAATAGTTTGACATTAAAATAAGCATCGTCCGAAACTTCTAATACTTCTAATATCCTTATGCCTAGAGATAATGTCTGATGAAaggatgaaaaataaaaaaccaaatagTTCCAATATCAAGAATGAGAAACGTGAACTGAGTTAGTGAAGTGCATACCGGAAGCCAGAAGGATCCAATAGAAACTACCAATGCGAAAAGTGACATGGTGAGACAGGGCAAGAAGTAGGGAAATCTGCATccaaatcaagaaatcaaatgTTTAAAGCTTCGCGAGGATGGTCACTTGATAGGATCTGCAATATCAATGTAGAAGAAAGTAACCTCCACTCACTTTCCGAACACTGATTCTTTGGAAAATATCGATGGGAACTTTTCCGCGGGctgaagtgaaaaagaaaaagagaacagcCAGGAACATCAGAGAAGCTGAAGATGAGAGAAGCAATTCCCGCAGGTGTGTCCGAACTGTCGTCGCTTTTGGAATTCTCAATTTCATGCGTCGAGATATGATAAATCAGAAGTACCTGCGCAAGATAACCTCCCAGAGCTGGACCGATAACCAATCCTATCCCCCATGCTGCACTGACCTGAATCCAAAGGGTAACTCTCAGCTTTATGTACCTtggcaagaaaaaaaactaGGAATCTGTACTGAGAGATCAAAAGTTTTGGCAGAAAAAGCTAGGAATCTGTATTACGGTTGATACTCCTAGCGCTTGGTACTCCTCACGGAATATTTCGCTCGCATAAGCCTGTTATGGAATCACGAAATACATATATCAGAATGGTAGCAAAATTCGTGGAACAGAACAACAAGGGATAGCTTATTTGAGGCTCAATATGACTTGTGCCACGACCAATCCCAAAGTTCATAAGCGGCCTGAGATATTACCTTGATTGGTCCGAGTAAACCATTTAAACTTCCTAGAAGAAACCTCACCACAATGGCCATCCAAAAGTTCACACTTAGACCAAAGAGAGTGTTGAAGATAACCCTGATATAAATCGAATCATAATGATTAAATCAACTGTAATCATCGGAGTAATTTTCCATCTCTGGGAACTAAAAATGAATGGTGATCCTGTACTTACACAACAGCAATTCCTATAATGATGACTGGTTTTCGCCCGTATCGGTCCGCCACAATTCCCCAGAAAATCGACGTCAAGGCTCTGCCGAACAGGAAAGAACAACCTTCCAGATTTCGAGGAGTTTGTTAGTGAAAAgtataatcaaaatcaaaccagGTTGTCTGCAATGAACAGAGATAAGCAACAGAATAATCTCACCTACCCAACCGGCATAATACCCGATGTCTTCCTCTCTTGTGGCGATATGGAAATCTCTAATCTGCCATTTGAAGTTCAACAAACAAATGAAGATTTCTTGACCAGAAAAGGCTAAATCATATGATTGGAGTCATTTACAAAATTATCCATGGAGGAAAGTAGCGGGACTTTTAATCGAGTTTAACCATTCTACGCAACGGCATACCAATGGCTATCTTTGATGCTTCAAAGTCAGATAAAACAATGTTCACTTCGCTCATACTTGTTTCatttgcaacaaatgcaaaaaaaaattaggactaattTGACGGAAAATAACAATCTGGACCCTAGAGAGACAATATTTGGGAAAACAGATCCCAAACCATACTGTTTAGGACACAATATCTCTAATGTAGACAGAACAGTTATATATACATCATACTTGAGTATAAAATGTAAGAACTTACCATGAAGTAAAGGAATGGGTATAGAGATGATATTGGCAGCGCTGGAAAGAGAACAGACAAGACACCGGTCAGTGACATCATAAGTCTAATTAGCTATTATGTATGTGAATATGGTACCTCTTTTCGAATTGGCAAAAAACTTCTGATTACCGAGCGAATCAACGTCATAGCTATTTGATATTTTACAATCCGCTAAATGGACTAATAGTGCCAGAGAATTAAAACATCTGGGTTTACGCTCCATCACTATGCAATATCGACATCGGCTTAACCTCACATCAACCACTGAATTATTCCAAACAATTAACTTTGAAATATCATGTAAATTCGCGTAGTCCCTATGTCCAGTCGCTCGGTAAGTTCCATGAAcccagaaaaaaatatatatcctAAAGTTGACAGAAAGCTTATGAACAACACTAGTGCCATATATACTCATTACAGCTGGAAAGCACAACGATCCAGATCGACAGAAGCTCGCGGATCGGCAAGCCTCTCTGCGATTCCTTAAGCTTCTCGACTTTGCAGCCAGGGCAATTCTCAAAGTAATGCTTCTGCAACAACGCCTCCCTTTGTTCTTCCATCGCCATTGCTATCGACCTCAACAGATAGAGCTGAACCCGTGAAATTCAGCTCCtgaacaaatgaaataaaaaatcctttCTTTCTAGAGCGGAAAATCTGCTTCGAGAGAGAACAATCACAAAGCGTTAGCGAAGAACAGTAACACATAACATCATATATGATTCTGCAGTTCAAGGCATATTCCAAGAGTGATAAGACGTGAAACGTTAAAATGCTTCACGTTTAAAGCTGCAGAAACAGATTTTAACTTCAGATAATTTAATGTAGAGAAACAGGTTTGAATTACATACcttgaatgaaaaaagaagatgattttgtaatttatatCGAGGGTTCTAGTTTTCGCATGTGGGAGTAAAATTATACAGGAGCTTTATATGGCTGGCCTTTATAAGGGAAGAAATAAGAAACCGTTTAAGGAAATGTGACAAAGTGAGTAAGAACAAAACTGGCAACTACGGATTGAAATCTTCAGGATTTTGCTAATGTCTAGCCACCTACTCAAAAAATAATCGAGCCTAAGattgtaaatttattatttaaggTAACTGACTTGGCAAAATGATCTAACCGGATTCACTTGAAGCACATAAAATTGAAAGTTACgataattaacaaaattgatatAATAAATTGATATTGTAACCACTGGGatcccttccaacatggaagggggaggtgaggggttcaaatccccacctgaGATGGGATAGGACGAGTAAGTTGCAGGTGTggatttcgactcccacgccctgcaagaggctgGGCAAAAGTGAGTGTATAGTAGACATAGaataggactgaccaaaaaaaaaaaaaaattgatattgtGACTTATTGATAGATAATGAACAAAGCCCCTAAATTGAAATGCGCATCCAACAATAAGATGTGAGATACTCGGCAATCGTCAAGCTAAACATTGAAATTATATAAAGTGAGGCAAGTATGACAAAGCGGAAAGAAAGATGATGAGGACTGCTTTATTTCTGAACTAGGTGCAAATAACACTAATTGTTTGCGCATATAGAACGTGCTTAATTGTAGGAGACAAGAATATTTGCAATTAAAATACTAGGGATCGGTCCATAATCCGGAAAAAGCAAACAGCTAATAGACCTCTCAActcttatataaaaaaaatgagttattcaaagaaatcgataatatatttttcgaaaaatctaATACATTAAGATTTTAGTGTCTATGCTTTCCTTATCAAAATCTAAGTACCGTTGTGGCAACATCTTCATATATATGGATCCAAATGGActgccattttttttcttttttctggtcaaaaatgGACTACTAAATGGAAACCTCACGAGGCAACCATTCAAGTTTAGTGTAAACTTTTCCAAGTCTGCCAATCGCAACTTGGCTATCAGTATTCAATTTaacatgtaatttttttatattttgaaatctTCATTAGTCAGTTAAAGTCGATTAGACACTTAAGTAAAATGATAGGAGTACATTTTACTTTTGTGAGCTAAAAACTCAATAAATTCGGAGACTTGATTgtactaaattaatctaacacCCTTTGGAtacattttctttgtattttgaaaatgttttttgcatgTAGTTTTGGTCAATTATAATATTAGGCCACTAACATATGATGAATGATCATGGAGTgcacaataaagaaaataacaaccAATAATCAAAGTAGTATATAGATTATAAAAGATTTTAAGACCTAGATGCGCTAAGTACGCAAAGTGGGTCGCTATCCATCACCACGAGATTTCTACAAACTATTActtagaaaaatatgcaaacaaAATGTATAAATGTTATGCATGGATTAAGATTAACGGGGAAAGtgctaaaaaagtcctaaaccttttgcatttgtgccaatttagtccaaaactttttttgtgctaattaatttctaaacatttttatattgtgcCAATAAATTGGCAGATTTTCTTATTTGGGCCAACCAGTGACGTGACCTAATCGGACCagcgtgaacaatttttttattttttattttatttttttatttttttatttttcttttttccttctcctccttcttcctctagccggtcactAGATCTCGACGATCGACCAGAGGCAACggccggcaaggtcgacctcaacctcgccgaccacctcgccagtggctgtgagggcggcctcgcggccgggcggcgaggcttgcccttggcgagggcgagcctcacctacCCGGCGCAAGGCTGCCCTCAAGGCCTAAGCAGTGAGGCTCGCCCTTAcaggatctagcgagggtcgagccttgcccatggccggcgagggcggcctTATGCCGAgttggcggggctcgcccttgccggccatgggcgaggctctaCCCTTGCCGCCAGACCTCAAGAGTGCCTCGCGCTAGCATTGCCAAATTTGGCACAAGGCCGCCATCGAGGCCTAggcggcgagggtgagcctcgcccatggccggcgagggtgagccttgccagcTTGGCGTGGGACCTCCCTTGAGGCCTAGGCGGCGAAGCTCGACCCTCTCCAAATccagcgagggcgagcctcgcccgcccggcgcgaccctcgccagatttggcaagggcgagcctcactgCCCAAGCCTCTAGGGCGGCCTCGCCGCCCTTgcagccactagcgaggtcgacctcaacctcgtggttgaaggaagaaggaggaggagaaaaaaataaaaagaaaaaaaatcaaaaaattaaaatattattaaaaattgttcacattagcgccgatcaggccacgtcAACCGGCCAGCGTCCAATTagcaaaatctagccaaaactgatcggaaatgactgaattagcacaacataaaaatgtttaagacttaattggcacaaatgcaaaatatttaagacttttttagcACTTTTCCCTAAGATTAACTAGTATGCAATctatactttttatttatcttgtatttaattaacatgcctaatttaagaaaaaaacataGATACACCTTAAAAATTCTATGTCAAAAAGGGAACGACTCATATGCTCTAACGAAATAACTAGATGACAGGCAAGAATGGTGTAGCTATATGATATGTATGCTGAATTCTAAATGACATgttatgaaaataatatattctGCGACACTAATTAAAAATAGTCCTTAGTGACCTACGAAACGCCATACAATTGATTATCCTAGTTGATGCAATCTATGTGAGACTTTCCAatgtgattttttgttctttttttgtttaataaaaactatggattacaataaatttatatgcATTCTATTGCTTAACAAACTGAGGATAAGTACATTGGAAATTCTAAAATTCATAcgaaaaatacaattgaatcataaaattttcaaaattttcaatcaatgaaagaacttgatttgatcaatttaacaactttttaaaatttaattgtattttttgaaagtttgaagtACCTCCCTTCTACCACTTCCAATCGCCCCCTTTTACAACAAAAATCTCCGGCGTATCATTGGAAGTTCTGAATCCAGGGAGATTCCTTCCATGGCAAACCACCCCCTTCTGcccttttccttcctttacGAAGATGACTGACGATCCtctattgattgatgaattcCGTGAATGTGTCCACAAtcattttccatcattttcatttcttcctttcCCAAACTAAGCTCAATCTCTGGTCGATTTTGCCTCTCGCCCGccatatctttaaaaaaaaaaaaaaaaagttgattcctCCCCTTGGTTGGCCGAAATATGCTGCAGAACAGTGTGGAAAGATTTCCCCGATTGATTGGTGTCCTTCATTCTTGGCCAAGAATTACGAGCTGAATATATGTCCAAAATCATCCtcttcaattcttttttttttttttgccggtcCTACTCTACTTATATTTTAATCATTCTCAAACTTTTGACCTATCTCTTGCAAAGTGTAAAAGTCAAAACCCatatttgaaactaaatcgtcTCCACCCAAACTCTCGAGAATGTGAAAattcgaaccccccacctcccccttccatgttggaatgGTGGCCATTAGGGTAAATCCCAATGGTTATCATCTTCAATTCAATGGGATAGGAATATCAGTCCCTCCCCTTTTGCTCATCTTGGACAAATAATGCACATTgtgagttcaatttttttttttcgcgatTTCAGCACTTTAAGTTAATTCCAAGATAATTAACGAACGGACAAACTCAAATACAATTGATgtggatttaaataaattaatattttgtttaGAAATCAGATcgacttttgattttttatgcaATGAATGActaaataaattgtcaaaatttagatatcgGAAACTTTAATGGAGGAAGTGCTCGACAtaatattcaaataaaattGACCTATCTTAAatggtgatttaaaaaaaaaaagaacaagcttACAATTGGCATATGAAACTAGTCTTGGCGACGGTGGAATTCGAGTAAAATAAATTCTATCTAAATTAAGGGTGGcccacaaataaaaaatttcatcgaCAGCCTCACAAAATAACAACTTTTAAACAAAATagcaatttttaaaatactaACAGCAACGTTtgctcccaaaaaaaaaaaaaatactaacaGCAACGTGATGGAGTTATAATGAGTGAGGACAAGAAAGGACAAGAAAGGACAGCAGAGACAAGATTACTGTAAGGTCACAGAAATTCATTCCCTAAACGACAGAAActtggaaagagaaagaaatgaaagatgGTCCTTGGGGATTATATGTAAGGGAGAGATAGATGCGATCTTGGGCACCTCTCTTGAATTAATTATGTGCTGTCACAAGTCAATTCATCTGTTGTTTTTTTATGTCGTTCATCCACAGGAAAAAGGACCGAAAAGcggttccaaaattattttggcAGCACATGATAGAAAACTTAGGACCTAGGTAGCTCCTTAGACTACCTCACCCTGAATGGTTTCCCAGGATGCCTCTCCCCCTACGAGTGGGAGTAGGAATACGGGATAGTACCCCCACTGGGCTCTTCAGCCACAGCGCCTCTGGTGCCGGGATCCCGCCTAGAGAGAGGCCATTGTCATCTCCTAGCATACTAGGCTAATAAACGCCTAATGAAAGATCTGGAAGGAGATGACATCCCCTTCTGGGTGGCCAGCCAAAATTATTTTGGCAGTGGTACATGATAGAAAACTTCGGTCACGGTCTGAGGACATGGCCATGACTTTCTTGGAAAGAGTTTTTTAGTACACAAAAGAACACTTTCTGTTGCAATATTTTGGAGTAAAATAGAATGAAATTCGGTTGAAAAAAGTCAGGATAGAGCAAATTGTCGTCTTGATCTTAGCCAAAATGGTCAAGAACAAGAGCTCTAGTGATTCCTCTCCGTAGGAAGTTTTGTTGTGGTCGGAGACAGAAATCTTTTTTGGAACTAAAGAGAAGCGGTTGGAATCCAATGAGAGCCCCGCGCTGTTTGGACAAGAGTGAAGCCCGCAAGAATAATAGTTGCAGAATTCGAGTGTACATCAAGCCAACATCTATCAGCCATTTCATTAGGTCACGTGGATCTTTCATGAGATCCAAATGACTCGATGGCAAGGATTTTCCAGGATCAAGTGCTCCCGAAAATTCCacgaattttcaatttcatcatgaATATAGTGATCCAATCATCATTGGTTGTGGCATTACCACGTCTATGATTTTCgatgtaaattgattaaaatga
This Eucalyptus grandis isolate ANBG69807.140 chromosome 7, ASM1654582v1, whole genome shotgun sequence DNA region includes the following protein-coding sequences:
- the LOC104455777 gene encoding LOW QUALITY PROTEIN: protein ZINC INDUCED FACILITATOR 1 (The sequence of the model RefSeq protein was modified relative to this genomic sequence to represent the inferred CDS: inserted 1 base in 1 codon), with the translated sequence MAMEEQREALLQKHYFENCPGCKVEKLKESQRGLPIRELLSIWIVVLSSSLPISSLYPFLYFMIRDFHIATREEDIGYYAGWVGCSFLFGRALTSIFWGIVADRYGRKPVIIIGIAVVVIFNTLFGLSVNFWMAIVVRFLLGSLNGLLGPIKAYASEIFREEYQALGVSTVSAAWGIGLVIGPALGGYLAQPAEKFPSIFSKESVFGKFPYFLPCLTMSLFALVVSIGSFWLPETLHMHQELASXDESRKDAETASLESGVKCKTEKVKGKAPKKSLIRNWPLMSTIIAYCVFALYDTAYSEIFSLWAESPRRLGGLSYTTEDVGTVLSISGAGLLVIQTFIYPYLDRLLGPVWVARICGILSIPLLSSYPFIAMLTGLSLSIVLNCASVAENSLSLTILTSLFLLQNKAVDQDQRGAANGISMTAISLFKAAGPGGGGAM